The genomic segment AAAGGCCGCTGCACTCAGTTCCTCTTCCTGAAGTTTAATCTCTCCGCTTACGTAATCGGCAATGAAGCCCACCATCAGTCCGCTGGGATACGGCCACGCCTGGTTGCCGAAGTAAGTAATGTTGTTCACCTTCAATCCGGTTTCCTCCATTACCTCGCGAGCCACGCACTCCTCCAGCGTTTCTCCTGTTTCGAGAAACCCCGCTACGAGACTGTTAAACGGTCCCCGGAAGTTGCGTGCATGCACCAGTAACAGCGAGTCTCCTTTGCGCACCAAAGCCAGAATAGCTGTAGAGATGGCCGGATAAAGCTCGTTGCCGCAGTTGGGGCACTTCTTCATTATCGGTTCCCTCTTTTCGGTAGGAGTGCCGCATGCCGGACAGAAATTGCTGTTCTTGTCCCAGTGAAGTATTTCGTGCGCTTTGCCCGCTATCTGATACTGAGAGAAAGGCAGGTAGTCGTACGATGAACGCAGTCCC from the uncultured Bacteroides sp. genome contains:
- the nudC gene encoding NAD(+) diphosphatase, translating into METIAEQIQWLVFFNDQLLIERNKEVCNLPWGEKPPVEPEMNATIHSITTPKGVLCKVFSIDREIGETEQYFMTGLRSSYDYLPFSQYQIAGKAHEILHWDKNSNFCPACGTPTEKREPIMKKCPNCGNELYPAISTAILALVRKGDSLLLVHARNFRGPFNSLVAGFLETGETLEECVAREVMEETGLKVNNITYFGNQAWPYPSGLMVGFIADYVSGEIKLQEEELSAAAFYTRNNLPQLPGKMSLARKMIDWWIDRK